A region of the Poseidonibacter antarcticus genome:
AAATTCTAGAGGTACATTTTGCTTGATGGTGTTTGTATCTTTGAAGTATTGAATTGCATTTATTAGATTCTTATTTGATGATTTTTTATCAAATTCAATTAGTTTTATAACACCAGAAAGTTTTCCTTGAAGTGACTTGGAAGATTTCTCTAAAAAATCAAATCGATTGAGATCTTGTTCTTCTATATCACTCTTTTGAGTCAGTAAAGTTTTTAAATTTTGAGTTTTTGATGCGATGATTTCTTTTAGTTGAGATACTTTATTAGAGTCATGTATTTTGTTATTTTCAAGAATTGCATTAACATCATTGATGATTGATAAATTTGAATCTTCCAAAGATTGTGTAAGTGCTTTTTTAAGTGGTTCGTATTTAAAGCTAAGCTCTTTTTGATGACGAAAGAGTGAGTTTTTTGTAGTTTGAATGATAGAAATGAATCTATCAATAAAGTTATCATTTCTAATATAGTATTGGTATTTTATAAATGAGAGCAACATAAAACGACTATTAAGTAGATCTTTTTGTGTAAGTTGTGTTATTTTACTTTGCTCAAGCCATTTTGAATAATAACCAGCTATTCTATCTGTTATACCTACTTCATCGATGATTGGCTTTGAAATAGTAAATTTTGATTTTATAGTTTCCAACTGTACTAAAGAGCTAACCATCTGCTTTTTAGTAGTTGAGTGTCCTAGCTTTTTGTAGCTACCAATATTGTATCTATTTTTATAACTTTTACTTTTGTTGGTAAATTCATCAAGTAGTTGTAATCTCTCATCATTTTTATATTGTTTGAGTGCATTTAAAATACTATTTGTCTGAGAATTCAGTGCGGTGCCAATAATATTTGAAAGCACTGAGTAACTTGGTACTTCTATATTGAGCTTTTTAGAATAATCAACCAAAGAATAAAATATTTTCTTTCTATGGATAAAATTATTAGCTAGTTCTGCTGTATGATGCTGTAGTTTAGATTCTGTTATCTCATTAAATTCTAAAATATTGAAATGTGATCTTATGATTTGCTTATATCTTTGAATTGTTCTTGATGATATCTCTTGAAAATCAAACGAATTAAAATTATTCCTGTTGGCAATATACAAATAATTCTCATCATCTTCTTTGATTTCAAAAAATCTATTTGATACTTTAAAATAACCATACATTAAAATGAATAAAATTTTATTAGAGTCACTTCTCATTTCTGAGATGATTTCAATGATATCGCTATTGAGTTTAAAAAAATAGTTTTTTGCAAATGAATCAAATTTTGGAGCTACATTGAAACTTTTCTCTTCCTCTTTAGTTAGAATTTGTAATACTGACACAACAACTCCTTAAAATTGTAATTTATTTAAATTCTATACTATATTAGATATACTTTGAATAATATATACTTTAATTTACACTTTATTGAATAGTTTTTTTATTAATTCATAATGTAAATCATACCATCGTTTAATATACACTTTTCAAAAAAGGATAAAAATGCTCATAGGATATGCAAGAGTTTCAAAAGCAGATGGAAATCAAGTTTTAGATTTACAAATAGATGCACTTATAAAAGAAGGTGTTAATAAAGAAAATATTTATACTGATAAAATATCTGGTTCTAAAGATCAAAGACCTGGACTTGAAAATTGTTTAAAAGCTTTAAGAGAAAATGATACATTAGTTGTTTATAAACTTGATAGACTTGGAAGAAATTTAAAACATCTTATTCAAACAGTAGAAGACCTTACAAAAAGAAAAGTTGGATTTAAAGTTTTAAGTGGACAAGGTGTTAATATAGATACAACTTCACCTGCTGGTAAAATGATATTTTCAATCTTTGGAGCATTGGCAGAATTTGAAAGAGAATTAATTCGTGAAAGAACAATGGCAGGACTTCAAGCAGCACGTGCAAGAGGTAGAATGGGTGGAAGAAAATTTGGACTTTCAAAGGCTCAAGTAAGATTAGCTGAAGCTTCTATGAAAAATAGAGATACAAGTGTTACTGAACTTTGTAAAGAGTTGAATATTACAAGAGCTTGTTTATACAGATATATTTCACCAAATGGAGAATTAAGAGAGAATGCAAATAAAGTTCTTGGGGAATAGAGTTTAAGCTATATTTAAAATTCTTTGTCGCATTTTTCCCAAATATGTAAAGGTATTC
Encoded here:
- a CDS encoding recombinase family protein, which encodes MLIGYARVSKADGNQVLDLQIDALIKEGVNKENIYTDKISGSKDQRPGLENCLKALRENDTLVVYKLDRLGRNLKHLIQTVEDLTKRKVGFKVLSGQGVNIDTTSPAGKMIFSIFGALAEFERELIRERTMAGLQAARARGRMGGRKFGLSKAQVRLAEASMKNRDTSVTELCKELNITRACLYRYISPNGELRENANKVLGE